The Neochlamydia sp. S13 genome has a segment encoding these proteins:
- a CDS encoding ATP-binding protein encodes MQLLCMMRLEIINPGVLHFDITPEKLTRPHESKPWTPIIASVFYRAGIIEKWGMGTLNIIDWCKENGNPKPTWEVRAESVVTTFLPSSFFATGKRPEEQAEEAEKVRPKSRPESKPESRPESLEKEVIRLLRKESLSKSEISQILGHKHISGGLKKVLSSLLNQGKITYTLPEKPNSRLQKYKLTDKTKD; translated from the coding sequence TTGCAATTGCTATGTATGATGCGCTTGGAAATCATCAATCCAGGAGTCTTGCACTTTGATATCACACCAGAAAAGTTGACAAGACCTCATGAATCCAAGCCGTGGACTCCCATTATTGCCAGTGTCTTTTATCGTGCTGGTATTATTGAAAAATGGGGAATGGGTACCCTCAATATTATCGACTGGTGTAAAGAAAATGGAAACCCCAAGCCCACTTGGGAAGTGCGAGCGGAATCAGTCGTGACCACTTTCTTGCCCTCGTCTTTCTTTGCCACAGGGAAAAGGCCCGAAGAACAGGCAGAAGAAGCCGAAAAAGTCAGGCCTAAGTCAAGGCCCGAGTCGAAGCCCGAGTCAAGGCCCGAGTCCTTGGAAAAAGAAGTGATAAGATTGCTTCGAAAAGAATCTTTATCGAAGAGTGAAATATCTCAAATCCTGGGACATAAACACATTTCAGGGGGATTAAAAAAAGTTCTCTCTTCGTTGCTTAATCAGGGAAAAATCACCTATACATTACCTGAAAAGCCTAATAGTAGGCTCCAAAAATATAAATTGACTGATAAAACTAAGGATTAA